The Geomonas agri genome contains the following window.
CGGCATCGATGAGGAAGCTGAGGCTACGCTCTCCTTGGAATTCGCCAAGCCTTACGGTCACATCCGTCAACCGCGGCTCGAAACTCTCCAGCAGTCGCACTATTTCCAAACGTATCGACTGCTGCACCCGGTGCGAGCGTGGGTTGTCGAGACTGAAATCACGGCTGCCGTAAGTGAGGATGGAGCGTTCCAGATGCGAAGGGAGGAGGACAGCCCCCTGCGAAGCCAGTCCCCGGTGCGACAGTCCCTTGTGCGTGGGGAAGGATCTGGTGTTGAACAGGTTCTCTAGGTCGCGCAGCACCGAGTCGATCAGCGACTTCACGCTGCTGCGGGAGGAGCAGGCGTTGCCAACCGGACCTTCCAGCCCATGGTCGATGAGCCTGTCCAGTAAGGATTGTCTCGGTTCCGGCTGGAATCGCATGTGCCCCCCCGCCACCTGCCACGTTACGATCAGACTTTCTTGTTGGTCTCCAGGTTCCATCCTGCGGCAACCTGTCCTCCGCCGGAGCCGTCGGAGCGGTTTTGCTGGGTGTAGGCGAGTTCGATCTTGCCGTAGTTGAAGGCGATCTCCTCAACCGGAATGGCTTCGCCGCCGTGGGCGCTGCCACCGGGGCGGTTCAGGCTGATGATCACGTTACTGAGCTTGTACTCCATGTATTTCAATTTGTCCCCGCCGGCCCGACAAATCTCCAGGGTTACGCTGGGGATGTGCCTGCCGGTGGCGCAGGCTTCGAACAACTTCGGGCTCGCCTTGTCCAGCACCTTGACGACGCTGAAGTCGGAGAAACTGGCGCGCTCTGCGGAAGCGCCGCCCGCACTGCTGGCGGTGCCGGAGGTGGGCTGGGTGACGGAGAAGTTGTAGGAGAGGACCTCGATCCAGTCCCTGTGCTTGTCGTCGCTGCTCTCTCCCGGTATTCCTTCTATCTTCAAGAATGCATCAAAGGCCATGACGTCCTCCCTTTCATGGTGATCTCAACTTCGGTCAGCTCGTCCGGGGCGAAGGGAGATTGGCGACGAGCCGCAAGGAAATGGTCAATTCATCCAGCTGATAGTGCGGCTTCAAGAAGGCAACCGCACGATAGCATCCCGGCCGCCCCGGCTGGTCAAACACCTCGATCCTGGCCTCCCGCAGCGGGAAGCGCGCCTTCATCTCCTGCCCGGCATCGTCGTCCAGGAGCACATAACGGCTGATCCACCGGTTTAGGTGATCCTCGACGTTCTTCCTGGTCCCGAAGCTGCCGATCTTGTCTCTCATCATTGCCTTCAGGTAGTGGGCGAAGCGCGACACGGAGAGGATGTACTGCAGCTGGCAGGATAGCCGGGCATTGGCGTTGGCGGCGTCGCTGTCGTAGAGCTTTGGCTTGTGGGCGCTC
Protein-coding sequences here:
- a CDS encoding Hcp family type VI secretion system effector, whose amino-acid sequence is MAFDAFLKIEGIPGESSDDKHRDWIEVLSYNFSVTQPTSGTASSAGGASAERASFSDFSVVKVLDKASPKLFEACATGRHIPSVTLEICRAGGDKLKYMEYKLSNVIISLNRPGGSAHGGEAIPVEEIAFNYGKIELAYTQQNRSDGSGGGQVAAGWNLETNKKV
- the tssE gene encoding type VI secretion system baseplate subunit TssE, coding for MRFQPEPRQSLLDRLIDHGLEGPVGNACSSRSSVKSLIDSVLRDLENLFNTRSFPTHKGLSHRGLASQGAVLLPSHLERSILTYGSRDFSLDNPRSHRVQQSIRLEIVRLLESFEPRLTDVTVRLGEFQGERSLSFLIDAVLQVEPVAVSTAFDTHFDLNSGSYTILT